One part of the Glycine soja cultivar W05 chromosome 11, ASM419377v2, whole genome shotgun sequence genome encodes these proteins:
- the LOC114377206 gene encoding non-classical arabinogalactan protein 31-like, which translates to MAKALASVLLFLLIAVSNVFAVELELETLPPSYPHPHPVHSPTPAPLHPPANAPHPHHHHHHHHPPAPAPAPVPSPSHHNYPPTPAPAKPPTHHHHHHPPAPVNPPPVPVHPPVKPPVPVHPPVKPPVPVHPPVKPPVPAHPPVKPPVVPVHPPVKPPVVPVHPFPRSFVAVQGVVYVKSCKYAGVDTLLGATPLLGAVVKLQCNNTKYKLVQTSKSDKNGYFYIEAPKSITTYGAHKCNVVLVSAPYGLKASNLHGGVTGALLRPEKPFLSKRLPFVLYTVGPLAFEPNCH; encoded by the exons ATGGCCAAAGCCTTGGCATCAGTGCTGCTGTTTCTCCTCATAGCTGTGAGTAATGTGTTTGCTGTAGAGCTTGAACTTGAAACTCTTCCACCCTCTTACCCTCACCCTCACCCTGTTCACTCCCCCACACCAGCACCTCTTCACCCACCAGCAAATGCTCCTCACccacaccaccaccaccaccaccaccaccctccAGCACCAGCACCAGCACCTGTTCCTTCACCTTCTCACCACAATTACCCTCCTACCCCTGCCCCTGCTAAGCCTCCTACTcaccaccatcaccatcacCCTCCTGCTCCTGTTAATCCACCTCCTGTTCCGGTTCATCCTCCAGTTAAACCTCCTGTTCCGGTTCACCCTCCAGTTAAACCTCCTGTTCCGGTTCACCCTCCAGTTAAACCTCCTGTTCCGGCTCACCCTCCTGTTAAACCTCCGGTTGTTCCGGTTCACCCTCCTGTTAAACCTCCGGTTGTTCCGGTTCACCCCTTTCCTAGAAGCTTTGTCGCAGTTCAAGGagttgtttatgttaagtccTGCAAGTATGCTGGGGTTGACACCCTCTTGGGAGCCACACCACTACTTG gTGCCGTTGTGAAGCTCCAATGCAACAACACCAAGTACAAGCTGGTTCAAACAAGTAAATCTGACAAGAACGGCTACTTCTACATTGAAGCACCAAAGAGCATAACCACGTACGGGGCCCACAAGTGTAACGTGGTTTTGGTTAGTGCACCCTATGGGCTTAAGGCCTCAAATCTCCATGGTGGTGTCACTGGTGCTCTTCTCAGGCCCGAGAAGCCTTTCTTGTCTAAGAGGCTTCCTTTTGTGCTCTACACTGTTGGGCCTCTTGCATTTGAGCCCAATTGCCATTAA